The Xanthomonas rydalmerensis genomic interval AGATGGTGCCGCTTATCGGACACGAATCTCCTTGCGCCCCAAGGGCTGGCGGGGTGCCGTGTGCCTTTCGTGAGCCTGGCTATGCCTGATGGGACAGTCCCGGGGCCTGCCAAGGGGCACCGATCAGGAAGCGCAAGATCGGCTGACTGAGTGGCAATCTTGGCACTCCGGACACGCGCAAGGAGTAACGATGTCTCAGCTTTGCCTATCTCGCGACGAAATAGCCGAGCTTTGCCGCTCGCCCCAGCGTGCCCGGCAGGCTAGGTTCCTTCAGCAGAATGGGATACGGCACTACCTAGACGCGCATGGTTGGCCAGTGGTTTTGCGCTCTGCGGTTGAGCCGACAGAGAAGCAGAAGCCCTCCCCCCCAGCGTGGAAGTCCAACAAGGTTCCATAGCACTCGGCAC includes:
- a CDS encoding DUF4224 domain-containing protein, with product MSQLCLSRDEIAELCRSPQRARQARFLQQNGIRHYLDAHGWPVVLRSAVEPTEKQKPSPPAWKSNKVP